A genomic stretch from Rhodomicrobium vannielii ATCC 17100 includes:
- a CDS encoding glycosyltransferase: MVITLRLSDARARPAPAQQFPLWERVGRAASGIDFLHPGSAYTGETLRTGSMGGTQSSVVHLAEALAERGHDVRVFNGVASRQRTFGVEYLPIEDARGQTRGDVGISVAAPRAFWTTSFRVSILWLHNPLKGFRQVRRGTVLPMLKARPHFVLLGDYHSRNVPRWLPSSGRSIIHHGIADEFHREGTTDAAPQPRAIFTSQPYRGLDWLLGLWPEVRARVPGARFDVFAPKAHQANANAAKAALEGVLFRGSVARGALVQELASARVQLIPGHRDETYCLAAAEAIASGVPVVTLGEGSLSERVRDGETGFIAKDRDEFIARSAALLADDALWTRMHRACLADSALATWDARTGEWEALFERLATPR; this comes from the coding sequence ATGGTGATCACTCTAAGGCTCTCCGACGCGCGGGCGCGTCCCGCGCCGGCCCAGCAATTTCCGTTATGGGAGCGCGTCGGCCGCGCAGCCTCTGGCATCGATTTCCTGCATCCAGGCAGCGCCTACACCGGCGAAACGCTCAGGACCGGCTCGATGGGCGGCACGCAAAGCTCAGTCGTGCATCTTGCGGAGGCGCTCGCGGAGCGCGGGCACGACGTGCGCGTGTTCAATGGCGTCGCGAGCCGACAGCGCACATTCGGCGTCGAATACCTGCCGATCGAGGATGCCCGCGGGCAAACGCGGGGCGACGTGGGGATTTCGGTTGCAGCCCCCAGGGCTTTCTGGACGACCTCGTTCCGCGTCTCCATCCTGTGGTTGCACAATCCGCTGAAGGGATTTCGGCAGGTTCGCCGTGGCACCGTGCTGCCGATGCTGAAGGCGCGGCCGCATTTCGTGCTTCTCGGCGATTATCATTCGCGCAACGTCCCGCGCTGGCTACCGTCGAGCGGTCGAAGCATCATCCATCACGGTATCGCCGACGAGTTTCACCGGGAAGGCACCACCGACGCAGCGCCTCAGCCGCGCGCGATCTTCACCTCGCAGCCCTATCGCGGCCTCGACTGGCTTCTCGGTCTGTGGCCGGAGGTGCGGGCCAGGGTGCCGGGTGCGCGGTTCGACGTTTTTGCACCGAAGGCACATCAGGCGAACGCCAACGCCGCCAAGGCTGCGCTGGAGGGCGTCCTGTTCCGGGGCAGCGTCGCACGCGGTGCGCTTGTGCAGGAACTGGCGAGCGCGCGCGTTCAGCTCATCCCCGGACATCGCGACGAGACTTATTGCCTCGCCGCAGCCGAAGCGATTGCATCGGGGGTACCGGTGGTGACGCTCGGTGAAGGCTCGCTGAGCGAACGCGTGCGCGACGGCGAAACGGGGTTTATCGCGAAGGACAGGGACGAGTTCATCGCACGCAGCGCAGCGCTTCTCGCCGATGACGCGCTGTGGACAAGGATGCACCGCGCTTGCCTCGCGGACAGCGCGCTCGCGACCTGGGATGCACGCACGGGTGAGTGGGAAGCGCTGTTCGAGCGGCTCGCTACGCCGCGCTAG
- the hlyD gene encoding secretion protein HlyD: MKRILLIALAIVAAGGGYWWYRVSHETTGELRLHGNVEVRQVNLGFKVAGRIETLAVDEGDRVHTGQTLASLEKIYFRESLAQMRAQADQAAANYAKLKAGYRVEEIAQARAAVAEREATLANATITRKRAESLLKTPAGSQKVFDDTQAAERQAEALLNSAREALRLQEAGYRKEDIAYAKAQLDERKAVTATIERQLADADLIAPGDGTVLSRVREVGAIVQPGETVFVVSLTSPVWVRTYVTEPDLGRIRPGMPVTVHTDTPGGKVYRGKVGFISTAAEFTPKTVQTDELRTSLVYRLRVVVDGNDEELRQGMPVTVELAPASEGTPVASRAP; the protein is encoded by the coding sequence ATGAAACGCATCCTTCTCATCGCTCTTGCCATTGTCGCGGCAGGCGGCGGCTACTGGTGGTACAGGGTAAGCCACGAGACCACGGGCGAATTGCGCCTCCATGGCAATGTCGAGGTGCGGCAGGTGAACCTCGGCTTCAAGGTGGCGGGGCGCATCGAGACGCTCGCGGTTGACGAGGGGGACAGGGTCCATACCGGCCAGACGCTCGCCTCGCTCGAAAAGATCTACTTCCGCGAATCGCTGGCGCAGATGCGCGCGCAGGCGGATCAGGCGGCGGCGAATTACGCGAAGCTCAAGGCGGGCTACCGCGTTGAGGAAATCGCGCAGGCACGCGCTGCGGTCGCCGAGCGCGAGGCCACGCTTGCGAACGCCACCATCACACGCAAGCGCGCCGAGTCGCTGCTGAAGACCCCCGCCGGATCACAGAAAGTGTTCGACGACACGCAGGCGGCGGAGCGGCAGGCCGAGGCGCTGCTCAATTCCGCGCGTGAGGCGCTGAGGCTTCAGGAAGCGGGCTACCGCAAGGAAGATATCGCCTACGCCAAGGCGCAACTCGACGAGCGCAAGGCGGTCACTGCCACCATCGAGCGGCAGCTTGCCGATGCGGACCTCATCGCACCCGGCGATGGAACTGTGCTCTCGCGCGTTCGCGAGGTCGGCGCGATCGTGCAGCCGGGCGAAACGGTTTTCGTCGTGAGCCTCACGAGTCCCGTGTGGGTGCGCACGTACGTGACGGAGCCAGACCTCGGCCGCATCAGGCCGGGCATGCCGGTGACGGTTCACACCGACACGCCGGGCGGCAAGGTCTATCGTGGCAAGGTCGGCTTCATCTCGACGGCGGCCGAGTTCACGCCGAAGACCGTGCAAACCGACGAACTTCGCACCTCACTCGTCTATCGCTTGCGCGTCGTGGTCGACGGGAACGATGAAGAACTTCGGCAGGGCATGCCGGTGACGGTGGAACTTGCGCCTGCCTCCGAGGGCACGCCGGTTGCGAGCCGCGCGCCATGA
- a CDS encoding ATP-binding cassette domain-containing protein, whose amino-acid sequence MTGDSAIEAKAPGAAPMAIARDLVKRFTPDGPPALDTLSFAIKPGQVTGVAGPDGAGKTTLMRLMAGLLTPTSGSLTVCGFDTIRDSIALHQSIGYMPQRFGLYEDLTVLENLTLYADLRGVVGKERDDTFKRLLAFTDLARFTDRLAGALSGGMKQKLGLACAMLKAPRILLLDEPGVGVDPISRRELWQMVHELTGEGVAVVWTTAYLDEAENCAEVIVLNEGKLLYQGEPKAMTARIGDRAFLLEGAGAERRVVLERALARADIIDGVLQGAAVRLVTKEGALPPTPEDIETAQPITIRPAKPRFEDAFVVMLGGQPKRTREMKSAEQIEHREGPAVEALNLTRRFGNFTAADNISFSIRRGEIFGLLGPNGAGKSTTFKMMCGLLRPTSGTARVDGYDLYSAPAAARSRLGYMAQKFSLYGDLTVRQNLDFFGGAYGLMGRAKSEAIERAIAAFDLGPHLSSNAGQLPLGFKQRLALAAAILHNPPVLFLDEPTSGVDPITRREFWGTINAMVSGGVTVMVTTHFMDEAEYCDRVALIYRGRCIALDTPDALQARVKTPELPNPTLEDAFIALVEEQDSQRQAEGAGARLGTAA is encoded by the coding sequence ATGACGGGCGATTCCGCCATCGAGGCGAAAGCGCCGGGCGCGGCTCCGATGGCGATTGCGCGCGACCTCGTGAAGCGCTTCACGCCGGACGGGCCGCCAGCGCTCGATACGCTCTCCTTCGCCATCAAGCCGGGGCAGGTGACAGGCGTCGCGGGGCCGGATGGCGCAGGCAAGACCACGCTCATGCGGCTGATGGCGGGGCTTTTGACGCCCACCTCAGGCTCGCTCACCGTCTGCGGCTTCGACACGATCCGCGACAGTATCGCGCTGCATCAGTCCATCGGCTACATGCCGCAGCGCTTCGGCCTCTACGAGGACCTGACCGTTCTCGAAAATCTCACGCTCTACGCGGACCTTCGCGGCGTCGTCGGCAAGGAGCGCGACGACACTTTCAAGCGCCTCCTCGCCTTCACGGATCTTGCGCGCTTCACCGACCGCCTCGCGGGCGCGCTGTCGGGCGGCATGAAGCAGAAGCTCGGGCTTGCCTGCGCCATGCTGAAGGCGCCGCGCATCCTGCTTCTCGACGAGCCGGGCGTGGGTGTCGATCCGATTTCGCGGCGCGAGCTTTGGCAGATGGTGCACGAACTGACGGGCGAGGGCGTCGCCGTCGTCTGGACCACGGCCTATCTCGACGAAGCGGAGAATTGCGCCGAGGTCATCGTGCTGAACGAGGGCAAGCTGCTCTATCAGGGCGAGCCGAAGGCAATGACGGCGCGCATCGGCGACCGTGCTTTCCTGCTCGAAGGCGCGGGGGCGGAGCGGCGTGTCGTGCTGGAACGCGCGCTGGCCAGGGCCGACATCATCGACGGCGTGTTGCAAGGCGCGGCCGTGCGCCTCGTGACGAAGGAAGGAGCGCTGCCGCCGACGCCCGAGGACATCGAGACGGCGCAGCCGATCACCATCAGGCCCGCGAAACCGCGCTTTGAGGATGCATTCGTCGTCATGCTCGGCGGCCAGCCGAAGCGCACACGCGAGATGAAGTCCGCCGAGCAGATCGAGCACCGCGAAGGCCCCGCTGTAGAGGCGCTGAACCTCACGCGGCGGTTCGGCAACTTCACCGCCGCGGACAACATTTCCTTCTCGATCCGGCGCGGCGAGATCTTCGGACTGCTCGGCCCCAATGGCGCGGGCAAGTCCACCACATTCAAGATGATGTGCGGGCTCCTGCGCCCAACGTCCGGCACCGCCCGCGTCGACGGCTACGACCTCTACAGCGCGCCTGCGGCCGCGCGGTCCCGCCTTGGCTACATGGCGCAGAAATTCTCGCTCTACGGCGATTTGACCGTGCGCCAGAACCTCGACTTCTTCGGCGGCGCGTACGGACTCATGGGACGCGCAAAAAGCGAAGCCATCGAGCGCGCCATCGCCGCGTTCGACCTCGGCCCGCACCTTTCCAGCAATGCAGGGCAACTGCCGCTCGGCTTCAAGCAGCGCCTCGCGCTGGCCGCCGCGATCCTGCACAACCCCCCCGTGCTGTTCCTCGACGAGCCGACCTCCGGCGTCGATCCAATTACGCGGCGCGAGTTCTGGGGCACGATCAACGCCATGGTGTCCGGCGGCGTGACCGTGATGGTGACGACGCATTTCATGGACGAAGCCGAATATTGCGACCGCGTGGCGCTGATCTATCGCGGCCGCTGCATCGCGCTCGATACGCCGGATGCATTGCAGGCGCGGGTGAAAACGCCCGAGCTTCCTAACCCGACGCTCGAGGATGCATTCATCGCGCTTGTCGAAGAGCAGGATAGCCAACGGCAGGCGGAAGGCGCGGGAGCGCGCCTCGGGACGGCGGCATGA
- the ybeY gene encoding rRNA maturation RNase YbeY: MTVSETNTSSDPDPSGEGEPYRIGTDISIEDDRWVSVDGLEDLIPKLVAETLREAGLTPEDACVSVALMSGEQVRSLNKVFRSKDADTNVLSFPSPEAARSAVLEDEPAFLGDVALSYDAVVGEAQAQAKTPLQHTAHLVAHGVLHLVGFDHEADADADAMEAAERVILARFGIPDPYRDDTSNSAQTL; encoded by the coding sequence ATGACAGTTTCCGAAACGAATACCTCCTCGGACCCCGATCCGAGCGGGGAAGGCGAGCCCTACCGAATAGGCACGGATATCTCGATTGAAGACGATCGCTGGGTATCCGTTGATGGGTTGGAAGACCTCATCCCCAAGCTCGTAGCCGAAACCTTGCGCGAGGCCGGTCTGACGCCGGAGGACGCCTGCGTCAGCGTGGCCCTCATGTCCGGCGAGCAGGTTCGTTCGCTGAACAAGGTGTTCCGCAGCAAGGACGCCGACACCAACGTGCTGTCGTTCCCGTCGCCCGAAGCTGCACGCTCTGCCGTTCTCGAAGATGAACCCGCGTTCCTCGGCGATGTTGCGCTGTCTTACGACGCGGTCGTGGGCGAGGCGCAAGCACAGGCGAAGACGCCTCTCCAGCATACCGCTCATCTCGTGGCGCACGGCGTTCTGCATCTGGTCGGCTTCGACCATGAAGCCGATGCCGACGCCGACGCAATGGAAGCCGCCGAGCGCGTCATCCTTGCCCGCTTCGGCATTCCCGATCCTTATCGGGATGATACGAGCAACTCCGCTCAGACACTTTGA
- a CDS encoding ABC transporter permease: MTTLERTPIDAAPLAAAPAEPDAALRDRSGRFRRMKALIRKETLQIVRDPSSLVIAVVLPILLLFLFGFGVSFDVTKMRIGLVIEEPTPETARFEASLSNTPWFRVQVAHDRRAFLDDLTASRLEGVIVLPGDFSERLGRGDSAAVQIITDGTDPNTASLVNGYAQGAWQSWLLQSALSGGKEGAAPISTDPRFWFNPELESRRFLVPGSIALILMMIGSLLTALVVAREWERGTIEALLATPASVTEFLVGKVVPNFVLGLCAMAVSVLFAIFVFDVPMRGSMWALLAASTAFLLVALSSGLLISSLARSQFLASQIAMITAFLPALFFSGFIFEISSMPTPLQAFSAIIPAKYYVRSLQTIFLAGDVAAVLVPSILILAFMSLVLMLLTARFSKMRLD; this comes from the coding sequence ATGACGACGCTCGAACGCACACCAATAGACGCGGCCCCCTTGGCAGCCGCACCAGCCGAACCCGATGCAGCGCTGCGCGACCGCAGCGGCCGCTTCCGCCGCATGAAGGCGCTCATCCGCAAGGAGACGCTGCAAATCGTGCGCGACCCGAGCAGCCTCGTGATTGCGGTGGTTCTGCCGATCCTCCTCCTGTTCCTGTTCGGCTTCGGCGTGTCGTTCGACGTGACGAAGATGCGCATCGGCCTCGTCATCGAGGAGCCGACCCCTGAAACGGCGCGGTTCGAGGCTTCACTCAGCAATACGCCGTGGTTCAGGGTGCAAGTCGCGCATGACCGGCGCGCGTTTCTCGACGATCTCACCGCCTCGCGCCTCGAAGGCGTGATCGTGCTGCCGGGCGACTTCTCCGAGCGGCTCGGCCGGGGCGATTCCGCCGCCGTGCAGATCATCACCGACGGCACGGACCCGAACACCGCCTCGCTCGTCAACGGCTATGCGCAGGGCGCGTGGCAAAGCTGGCTCCTGCAATCCGCGCTATCGGGCGGCAAGGAAGGCGCGGCGCCCATCTCCACCGACCCGCGTTTCTGGTTCAACCCGGAGCTTGAGAGCCGCCGCTTTCTCGTGCCCGGCTCCATCGCGCTGATCCTGATGATGATCGGCTCTCTGCTCACGGCGCTCGTCGTGGCGCGGGAATGGGAGCGCGGCACTATCGAGGCGCTGCTTGCTACGCCTGCCAGCGTGACGGAGTTTCTCGTCGGCAAGGTCGTGCCGAACTTCGTGCTTGGGCTATGCGCGATGGCGGTCTCGGTGCTGTTCGCGATCTTCGTGTTCGACGTGCCGATGCGCGGCTCGATGTGGGCGCTGCTCGCAGCCTCGACGGCCTTCCTGCTCGTGGCCCTGAGTTCAGGGCTTCTCATATCCTCGCTCGCGCGTTCGCAGTTCCTCGCGAGCCAGATCGCGATGATCACGGCTTTCCTTCCCGCGCTGTTCTTCTCGGGTTTCATCTTCGAGATTTCGAGCATGCCCACCCCGTTACAAGCGTTCTCGGCCATCATCCCCGCGAAGTATTATGTGCGGAGCCTCCAGACGATTTTCCTCGCGGGCGACGTCGCCGCAGTGCTCGTGCCTTCGATCCTGATCCTCGCCTTCATGAGCCTGGTATTGATGCTTCTGACTGCGCGTTTTTCGAAAATGAGGCTCGACTGA
- a CDS encoding TetR/AcrR family transcriptional regulator: MTQDDRPENVASRSEADTAATERKRPSQDERRAAILAAAFEVFADHGFAAARLEDVARKAGVAKGTLYLYFPDKEALFEELLLSFANPLLSRINAIAVLPDVPAPVILERIIALFQTEILGTEREKMLQLLISEGPRFPRIAEFHHREVVSRGLSAIRAVAKRGFERGELRSDALVKCPQLFFWPLLGVVIWRSLFGRFDPLDVATAVNAHRDLLGLVTKEKPE, translated from the coding sequence ATGACGCAAGATGATCGCCCCGAAAACGTAGCCTCCCGGAGCGAGGCGGACACGGCCGCGACGGAGCGCAAACGTCCCTCGCAGGACGAGCGCCGCGCGGCAATCCTCGCCGCCGCCTTCGAGGTCTTCGCCGATCATGGCTTCGCCGCCGCGCGTCTCGAAGACGTGGCCCGCAAGGCTGGCGTCGCGAAGGGCACGCTCTATCTCTATTTCCCGGACAAGGAAGCGCTGTTCGAAGAGCTTCTGCTAAGCTTCGCCAACCCGCTGCTCTCTCGCATCAATGCCATCGCGGTCCTGCCCGATGTGCCCGCGCCGGTGATTCTGGAGCGCATCATCGCGCTGTTTCAGACCGAAATCCTCGGGACGGAGCGCGAGAAGATGCTTCAGCTTCTCATCTCGGAAGGTCCGCGCTTCCCGCGCATCGCCGAGTTTCATCACCGCGAAGTGGTTTCGCGGGGGCTTTCGGCAATTCGCGCGGTGGCCAAGCGCGGCTTCGAGCGGGGCGAACTTCGCAGCGACGCACTGGTAAAATGCCCGCAGCTGTTTTTCTGGCCGCTGCTGGGCGTTGTCATCTGGCGGTCGCTGTTCGGACGTTTCGACCCGCTCGACGTCGCGACCGCTGTCAACGCCCACCGGGATCTGCTCGGCCTCGTCACGAAGGAGAAGCCGGAATGA
- a CDS encoding glycosyltransferase family 25 protein, whose protein sequence is MPQLPVFLLNLDSAPHRLAAMKEQLDALGLAFERFPAVAGKLLSADELEAVAPSHLWEGRRRRNPGEIGCFLSHRAILETIVARNLPLACILEDDVHLSPDFATILDAARHLPPQVDVLKLEIALPRAKIPFIEVSAFAGRDLVFLPSGGWPGAAAYIVTQRGAKALIARMPVMIASNDRQAFDPPAKDLAIFHLFPLPAVQEGESEMGRAPNPPKAPKPHRPPARMLRDALGKGVRSVNKRAAQLRFQMSLLGARKALLGRRTRKRADLVRI, encoded by the coding sequence ATGCCGCAGTTGCCGGTTTTCCTGCTTAACCTTGACAGCGCTCCGCACCGCCTTGCCGCGATGAAGGAGCAACTCGACGCGCTCGGCCTCGCGTTTGAGCGCTTTCCCGCCGTCGCCGGCAAATTGTTGAGCGCGGACGAGCTTGAAGCCGTCGCACCGTCGCACCTCTGGGAAGGACGGCGGCGCCGCAATCCGGGCGAGATCGGCTGCTTCCTGAGCCACCGTGCGATTCTCGAAACCATCGTCGCGCGGAACCTGCCCCTCGCTTGCATCCTCGAAGACGACGTGCACCTGTCGCCCGATTTCGCGACCATCCTCGACGCCGCACGGCATCTGCCCCCGCAGGTCGATGTGCTGAAGCTGGAAATCGCGCTGCCCCGTGCGAAAATACCTTTCATCGAGGTATCGGCTTTCGCTGGTCGCGATCTTGTGTTTCTGCCGTCAGGCGGCTGGCCGGGAGCCGCCGCCTATATCGTGACACAGCGTGGAGCGAAGGCGCTGATAGCTCGCATGCCGGTGATGATCGCCTCGAACGACCGCCAGGCGTTCGACCCGCCCGCAAAGGATCTCGCGATTTTTCATCTGTTCCCGCTCCCTGCGGTGCAGGAGGGAGAAAGCGAGATGGGCCGCGCACCGAATCCACCGAAAGCGCCAAAGCCGCACCGCCCACCCGCTCGCATGCTGCGTGATGCCCTTGGAAAGGGCGTGCGCTCGGTCAACAAACGCGCCGCGCAACTGCGCTTCCAGATGAGCCTCCTCGGTGCGAGGAAAGCGCTGCTCGGTCGCCGCACCCGCAAGCGCGCCGACCTCGTGCGTATCTGA
- a CDS encoding hemolysin family protein → MAANLGFASNETLRDTLESAIAESVGEDDKSMSQQERMMLLNVLGFGESKVSEIMLPRADVVAAEEQQTVGDLLALFAQEGHARIPVYRESLDDAIGMVHIKDAMVWVMKHGAKEGQVDLSQDVLKTTIADSKLVREVLFVPASMSALALLAKMKAKTTHLAIVVDEFGGTDGLVTLQDLVDSIVGDIADEHDDAHQFSIAVKDETFVASARAPIEDVEQVLGLSLATPGVTDDVDTLGGLILAMVGSFPKRGQLIHHHSGVTFEIMEAGPRRLHTVRIFKQRVLNGPEKPLLLPAPDGDVSHGGETATRTELRDARAA, encoded by the coding sequence ATGGCGGCCAATCTCGGGTTCGCCAGCAACGAGACGTTGCGCGACACGCTTGAAAGCGCCATCGCCGAAAGCGTAGGCGAAGACGACAAGTCAATGTCGCAGCAGGAGCGCATGATGCTCCTCAACGTGCTGGGATTCGGCGAATCCAAGGTTTCCGAGATCATGCTCCCGCGCGCGGACGTGGTGGCGGCTGAGGAACAGCAAACGGTCGGCGACCTGCTCGCGCTTTTCGCGCAGGAAGGCCACGCACGTATCCCCGTCTATCGCGAGAGCCTCGACGACGCCATCGGCATGGTCCACATCAAGGACGCCATGGTGTGGGTGATGAAGCACGGCGCCAAAGAGGGCCAAGTGGACCTCAGCCAGGACGTGCTGAAGACGACCATCGCGGATTCGAAGCTGGTCCGGGAGGTTCTGTTCGTGCCCGCTTCCATGTCGGCGCTGGCTCTCCTTGCGAAGATGAAGGCGAAGACGACGCATCTCGCCATCGTGGTGGACGAGTTCGGCGGCACCGACGGTCTTGTCACCTTGCAGGATCTGGTGGATTCCATCGTGGGCGACATCGCCGACGAGCATGACGATGCCCATCAGTTCTCCATCGCGGTCAAGGACGAAACCTTCGTCGCGAGCGCCCGCGCACCGATCGAGGATGTGGAGCAGGTGCTCGGCCTGTCCCTTGCCACGCCCGGCGTGACCGACGATGTCGATACGCTCGGCGGCCTGATCCTCGCAATGGTTGGAAGTTTCCCGAAACGCGGGCAGCTCATTCACCATCACTCGGGGGTCACGTTCGAGATCATGGAAGCCGGGCCGCGCCGCCTGCATACCGTGCGCATCTTCAAGCAGCGGGTGCTCAACGGACCGGAAAAGCCGCTTCTGCTGCCCGCACCCGACGGCGATGTCAGCCATGGCGGTGAGACTGCCACCCGCACGGAGCTTCGCGACGCAAGAGCCGCTTAG
- a CDS encoding PhoH family protein yields MSATSRQAWRAGSKPSQSSQSLYRIEITFDDNRKLADVLGEFDVNLALIENRLGLRAVVHGNVVVLDGEKDTCLQGKTVLETLYGRAKGDGTLSQGDVDGAIRHLTGGPGSGGSGLAVAQPVPNVGELKTRKRTIVARTPAQSSYIKALQSREMVFGTGPAGTGKTYLAVAHAAGCLERGEVDRLVLSRPAVEAGERLGFLPGDMKEKVDPYLRPLYDALYDVLPAEKVERGLETKSIEIAPLAFMRGRTLAHSIVILDEAQNCTVMQMKMFLTRLGEGSRMIITGDPSQVDLPAGQHSGLADALGVLDGVEGIAHIAFTRADVIRHPLVGRIIEAYETKR; encoded by the coding sequence ATGAGCGCAACCTCGCGTCAGGCTTGGCGTGCCGGCTCGAAGCCGTCGCAATCGTCTCAATCCCTTTACCGGATTGAAATCACGTTCGACGATAACCGAAAGCTCGCCGATGTGTTGGGCGAGTTCGATGTCAATCTCGCCCTCATCGAAAACAGGCTCGGCCTTCGCGCTGTGGTACACGGCAATGTTGTCGTGCTCGACGGCGAAAAGGATACGTGTCTTCAGGGGAAAACGGTGTTGGAAACGCTGTATGGCCGCGCCAAGGGCGATGGCACCCTGTCGCAGGGCGACGTCGACGGTGCGATTCGCCACCTGACCGGCGGGCCCGGTTCAGGCGGCTCTGGGCTTGCGGTGGCGCAACCTGTGCCGAATGTCGGCGAACTTAAGACACGCAAGCGCACCATCGTCGCGCGAACGCCCGCGCAATCAAGCTATATCAAGGCTCTTCAGTCCCGCGAAATGGTCTTCGGCACCGGCCCGGCGGGCACCGGCAAGACGTACCTCGCGGTCGCCCACGCGGCGGGTTGCCTCGAACGTGGCGAGGTCGACCGGCTGGTGCTTTCGCGCCCCGCAGTGGAAGCCGGTGAACGCCTCGGCTTCCTGCCCGGCGACATGAAAGAGAAGGTCGACCCGTATCTTCGTCCGCTCTACGACGCGCTTTATGACGTGCTCCCCGCCGAAAAGGTGGAACGCGGGCTTGAGACGAAGTCGATCGAAATCGCACCGCTCGCCTTCATGCGCGGCCGCACGCTCGCGCATTCCATCGTCATTCTCGACGAGGCGCAGAATTGCACCGTCATGCAGATGAAGATGTTCCTGACGCGCCTCGGCGAGGGCAGCCGCATGATCATCACCGGCGATCCTTCGCAGGTCGACCTGCCCGCTGGCCAGCATTCAGGCCTCGCCGATGCACTCGGCGTGCTCGACGGCGTGGAAGGCATTGCGCATATTGCTTTCACGCGTGCGGACGTGATTCGTCACCCGCTTGTCGGGAGAATTATTGAAGCATACGAAACAAAGCGCTAA
- a CDS encoding ABC transporter permease, translating into MPPRLFALIVKELLAAFRDPKARIAFIIPPLMQVFLYAYAATLEVKHASIAVLNEDWGETSRQLVTRFERSSAFAPILWLKSDREIVPVIDSQRVVAVVRIGQDFSRLVAAREPATVQVILDGRRSNTAQILNGYIGSIVTQFAIDQAMGGTDPPDISTVVERSWYNPNRDYATTMVPSLVATLTMTTVLMIMVMSVARERELGTFEQLLVSPLQPHEILIGKAMPGLIVGFVLATAIMLIVTQFFHIPMLGSPLVLYAGLFVFLLAIIGVGLFISSLVSTQQQAMLGAMVYMMPAMMLSGFTSPVQNMPDWLQPVALMNPLTHFLVIVRGVFLRDMPMALVAERIWPMLFIAVFTLTAAGWLFRRKIS; encoded by the coding sequence ATGCCGCCGAGGTTGTTCGCACTCATCGTCAAGGAACTGCTCGCTGCGTTTCGCGACCCGAAGGCGCGCATTGCATTCATCATTCCGCCGCTGATGCAGGTGTTTCTTTATGCCTACGCCGCGACGCTTGAGGTGAAGCACGCTTCCATCGCGGTCTTGAACGAGGACTGGGGCGAAACCTCGCGTCAGCTTGTGACCCGCTTCGAGCGTTCGTCCGCCTTCGCGCCGATCCTCTGGCTCAAGAGCGATCGCGAGATCGTGCCCGTCATCGACAGCCAACGCGTTGTGGCCGTCGTCCGCATAGGGCAGGACTTTTCGCGACTGGTGGCAGCGCGCGAACCGGCGACCGTGCAGGTGATCCTCGACGGGCGGAGGTCGAACACCGCGCAGATCCTGAACGGCTATATCGGCAGCATCGTGACCCAGTTCGCGATCGATCAGGCCATGGGGGGCACCGATCCGCCCGACATCAGCACCGTGGTGGAGCGCTCCTGGTATAACCCGAACCGTGACTACGCCACGACCATGGTGCCGAGCCTCGTCGCGACGCTCACCATGACCACCGTGCTCATGATCATGGTGATGTCGGTGGCGCGGGAGCGCGAACTCGGCACCTTCGAGCAGCTTCTCGTGTCGCCGCTTCAGCCGCATGAAATCCTCATCGGCAAGGCGATGCCGGGCCTCATCGTCGGCTTCGTGCTGGCGACCGCGATCATGCTCATCGTGACGCAGTTTTTCCACATCCCGATGCTCGGCTCGCCGCTGGTGCTCTATGCGGGGCTGTTCGTGTTCCTGCTCGCCATCATCGGCGTGGGCCTGTTCATATCCTCGCTCGTCTCGACGCAGCAACAGGCGATGCTGGGCGCCATGGTCTACATGATGCCAGCAATGATGCTCTCGGGCTTCACAAGCCCGGTGCAGAACATGCCGGATTGGCTCCAGCCCGTCGCGCTCATGAACCCGCTGACGCATTTTCTGGTGATCGTGCGCGGCGTCTTTTTGCGCGACATGCCGATGGCGCTCGTCGCCGAGCGCATCTGGCCGATGCTGTTCATCGCGGTGTTCACGCTGACTGCGGCGGGGTGGCTATTCCGGCGGAAGATTTCGTAG